The Salvelinus sp. IW2-2015 linkage group LG34, ASM291031v2, whole genome shotgun sequence genome has a window encoding:
- the LOC111958486 gene encoding LOW QUALITY PROTEIN: N-acyl-aromatic-L-amino acid amidohydrolase (carboxylate-forming) B-like (The sequence of the model RefSeq protein was modified relative to this genomic sequence to represent the inferred CDS: inserted 1 base in 1 codon; deleted 2 bases in 1 codon), producing the protein MEPVSLPALSRVALWGGTHGTRRCGVYLVRELQRQKXEKGGSATLTTVISNPRAVQVCKRYTDTDLNRCFTDAILSGLITDATPYEVRRAQELNTLLGPKGNVGAMDLVCDLHNTTANMGLSLISYSVQDWVIMHIYRQIQRKITSAPVRFILLDLPLADAYSQDSLGKHGFSIEVGPQPHGVVRADIFNIMKEAVDQTLDWVQCFNSGCAFEGGEVDDVYTFVKSVYYPRDPETNQITAAVHPQLQDRDFCLLHPGDPMFLMFSGEILKYEGEEVLHPFFVNECAYYEKSIAFHLARKMTVTIPPLQVKRD; encoded by the exons ATGGAACCAGTCTCTCTCCCAGCGCTGTCCCGCGTCGCCCTCTGGGGCGGTACCCATGGCACGAGACGGTGTGGTGTGTACCTGGTGAGGGAGCTGCAGAGGCAGA CTGAGAAAGGCGGGTCAGCGACCTTGACCACGGTCATATCCAACCCGCGTGCCGTCCAAGTGTGC AAAAGATACACCGACACGGACCTCAACCGCTGTTTCACTGACGCCATACTCTCAG GACTTATCACGGACGCCACCCCGTACGAGGTGAGGCGAGCCCAGGAGCTGAACACTCTACTGGGGCCCAAGGGCAACGTGGGGGCCATGGACCTGGTGTGTGACCTCCACAACACCACAGCCAACATGGGCCTCAGTCTCATCTCCTACTCTGTCCAAGACTGGGTCATCATGCACATCTATAGACAAATCCAG AGGAAGATAACCTCAGCGCCCGTGAGGTTTATCCTGCTGGATCTACCCCTAGCTGATGCCTACTCTCAGGACTCCCTGGGCAAGCATGGCTTCT CGATAGAGGTGGGACCTCAACCCCATGGTGTGGTCAGAGCCGACATCTTCAACATCATGAAGGAGGCGGTCGACCAGACACTAGATTGGGTCCAGTGCTTCAACTCAG GGTGTGCCTTTGAAGGTGGYGAGGTGGACGATGTGTACACCTTTGTGAAGAGTGTATACTACCCAAGAGACCCAGAGACCAATCAAATCACTGCTGCCGTACATCCCCAACTACAG GACCGTGACTTCTGCCTCCTCCATCCGGGAGATCCCATGTTCCTGATGTTTTCTGGGGAGATACTTAAGTACGAAGGGGAAGAAGTCCTCCATCCCTTCTTTGTGAACGAGTGTGCGTACTATGAGAAGAGTATTGCCTTCCACCTGGCACGAAAGATGACAGTCACTATACCCCCCTTGCAAGTGAAGagagattga